One Halomonas sp. M4R1S46 genomic window carries:
- a CDS encoding carboxypeptidase-like regulatory domain-containing protein → MGSAVRFRRLVVGLVATLAGLVLLVWLALWWLSPAPVEGQLVEYHGDAPVAGATITVRRQGWGRSEHDGQLIWDKGYVATAITDAEGRFRVPMPGPVWLVGSGGGRLTAEAEGFHGLAVGHVPPAADLRLQTVADHAERLPGGTAYLGWDEAGEPFGWSFLDHAPARDLARVDLYPLALSREPLEAILAVPEGGGLHFVPAAAQGISTPSWGHLLRYLDASPEPPTASRLVLDDTPGTLFLRTPQGRHAKLAWEPGAVTAMSGTVPGLDTSSERLLSLRFVYRPGPGDELPYQPPLRPLEPVRAALLAAHPEEGTSAMGPRTYRLVVSDAQGGELERQRIELTPGVPVDLASCAEDAPLAWRFESLRLEYDEDGLPRLQLTLDGERFGHHSAPRLVSTRHATVFEVQAFDTDYRRHDLRVRIRELPGDTGPAGCVAPP, encoded by the coding sequence ATGGGAAGCGCCGTACGTTTTCGTCGCCTCGTCGTGGGGCTGGTCGCGACCCTGGCCGGGTTGGTGTTGCTGGTGTGGTTGGCGCTGTGGTGGCTGTCGCCGGCGCCGGTAGAGGGCCAGCTGGTCGAGTACCACGGCGATGCGCCGGTGGCCGGCGCCACCATCACCGTGCGTCGCCAGGGCTGGGGGCGCAGCGAGCATGATGGGCAGCTGATCTGGGACAAGGGCTATGTGGCCACCGCGATCACCGACGCCGAGGGACGCTTCCGCGTGCCCATGCCCGGCCCGGTATGGCTGGTGGGCAGCGGTGGCGGCCGGCTCACGGCGGAGGCCGAGGGCTTTCACGGCCTGGCGGTAGGCCATGTGCCGCCGGCGGCGGACCTGCGCCTGCAGACGGTGGCCGACCACGCCGAGCGGCTGCCCGGCGGCACCGCCTATCTGGGCTGGGATGAGGCGGGCGAGCCCTTCGGCTGGTCGTTCCTCGATCACGCCCCGGCTCGCGACCTGGCGCGGGTCGATCTCTATCCCCTCGCGCTGAGTCGCGAGCCCCTCGAGGCCATCCTGGCGGTGCCCGAGGGGGGAGGACTCCACTTCGTGCCGGCCGCTGCCCAGGGCATCTCCACGCCCTCTTGGGGTCATCTGCTGCGCTATCTGGATGCCTCGCCCGAGCCGCCCACGGCGTCACGCCTGGTGCTGGACGACACGCCGGGCACCCTCTTCCTGCGCACCCCGCAGGGGCGGCACGCCAAGCTGGCCTGGGAGCCCGGCGCGGTGACCGCCATGTCGGGTACGGTGCCGGGGCTCGATACCTCCAGCGAGCGGCTGCTCTCGCTGCGCTTCGTCTATCGCCCCGGCCCCGGGGACGAGCTGCCGTACCAGCCCCCGCTCAGGCCGCTCGAGCCCGTGCGCGCCGCGCTGCTGGCGGCGCATCCCGAGGAGGGAACGTCGGCCATGGGGCCGCGCACCTATCGGCTGGTGGTGAGCGATGCGCAGGGCGGGGAACTGGAGCGGCAGCGCATCGAACTCACGCCGGGTGTTCCCGTGGACCTGGCGAGCTGTGCCGAGGATGCTCCGCTGGCCTGGCGATTCGAGTCGCTGCGCCTGGAGTACGACGAGGATGGCCTGCCACGCCTGCAACTGACGCTGGACGGCGAGCGCTTCGGGCACCACTCGGCGCCGCGACTGGTCAGCACGCGCCACGCGACCGTGTTCGAGGTTCAGGCCTTCGATACTGACTACCGGCGCCATGACCTGCGGGTCAGGATTCGCGAATTGCCCGGCGATACCGGCCCCGCCGGTTGCGTGGCGCCGCCTTGA
- a CDS encoding NfeD family protein: MRFLLGIALFVVVIGTAAALVLSEVPAWRIGGVILLAAFLFISYAADWFEAWSNERHVEQRPDLLRNEVIGERVKARGRFELRDGMATGLVMLNGVQWKAYCSDHVPEDGELLTVQRRDGLTLYVRSRGGDA, from the coding sequence ATGCGGTTCTTGCTGGGCATCGCCCTTTTCGTCGTTGTGATCGGCACAGCCGCGGCGTTGGTGCTCTCGGAAGTCCCTGCGTGGCGCATAGGCGGCGTGATTCTCTTGGCGGCCTTCCTGTTCATCTCCTACGCGGCGGATTGGTTCGAGGCTTGGAGTAATGAGAGGCATGTGGAACAGCGACCGGACCTGCTCAGGAATGAGGTAATCGGAGAGCGAGTCAAGGCTCGGGGCCGCTTCGAGCTTCGGGATGGCATGGCGACGGGGTTGGTAATGCTTAACGGGGTGCAATGGAAAGCGTATTGTTCCGATCATGTGCCGGAGGATGGTGAGCTTTTGACGGTGCAACGTCGGGATGGGCTCACGCTATATGTCAGGTCTCGAGGCGGTGACGCCTGA